One part of the Arachidicoccus terrestris genome encodes these proteins:
- a CDS encoding BspA family leucine-rich repeat surface protein, producing MKKILLLLLLICVFASGTKADWLPAVPLGVKTTAPITDGFVTTWKTDAGNQTVVIPINTDYAAEYDYNVEWGDGSSSAHQTGNASHTYSTQGIYTVTITGAFPAIEMSNTLSTPGNNQRLVTVEKWGNGTWKSMAFAFRYCPNLTKVANENGPFFAPGCTLFGMFLECSRLNCDLNLWNLTNVTDIGQMFQGASAFNGDISDWDVSNVTNMSRLFDRALNFNGDISGWNVSNVTSMTGMFQNTPFNGDIGNWNVGKVTNMTSMFYLAPAFNQDINRWDVSNVTNMAFMFFNAPAFNQNLNSWNVSKVTNMAYMFQGATAFNGNIQSWDVSKVTDMSFMLSGAVDFNQDISGWDVGSVTSMMGMFDGLSLFNQNISGWNTSNLTQMDYMFNQASSFNQNIGNWDVSKVTSMKNLFEGAAAFNQNLGGWQVSLVSSMDKMLDGTALSDANYEGTLAGWAAQTVKTGVILGAAGLKYCSNTARQSLINNNGWQILNDRQACLVPAIPDGAGIVYVDSAVAVPGDGSSWANALKYLSNATESARTNTAIKEVHIAKGSYYPAGDKNIGFSDSAFVITRPGLKIVGGYSNGGNQYDSNLYPTVLSGDIGLPADTVDNTRNVLVINNIPNSPDSLILDGLTITGGNAILDIFHPDPENIRIAGGICISSAFANTVIRNCRITDNYGMACSAMSIAGSFDAYFDPSLRATPQIINCIFNNNKVTPMEGLFAPGIGSTLVTSQASPSIINCDFTDNRAIIGGVLSNSNGAPVLYNSRFLRDTALLLGTIYNTQNSGMVLINCSILDNVSYGTVLPTMGPDLSNTFRSAMLGNDIQSNISLINTTIANNKSLALPAVGRPLIANVRESFAFITNSIIWGNATNTILDSLASAPSKISYNLIQGRAADPANHILDGNSTESVFADTAAGNFQLTVTSAAINAGLNDSLINAIATYLPVVSGNGLDLVGNGRINDGAIDLGAYEFFSSSPLPVKLKHFSGTLNGGVASLTWESGNEENLNAYSIEKSLNGKIFQKLATVKPTGSNSHYSYKATQLDPTAYYRLKVIDMNGKLNYSSTIQLSQNVTQGLILYPNPAKNYIHIRLQNGNTMRIYNAAGVFIKAVSLKAGDNKIEISQFASGMYFGTIDGQKLQFVKQ from the coding sequence ATGAAAAAAATTTTACTTCTCCTATTGCTCATTTGTGTTTTTGCATCAGGAACTAAAGCCGATTGGCTGCCTGCAGTGCCGTTAGGCGTGAAGACAACCGCGCCCATCACCGATGGATTTGTGACAACCTGGAAAACAGATGCTGGTAATCAAACAGTAGTCATTCCGATCAATACTGACTATGCTGCCGAATATGACTATAATGTTGAGTGGGGAGATGGCAGTTCTTCCGCCCACCAGACAGGAAACGCTTCACACACTTATAGCACCCAGGGTATCTATACGGTAACCATTACAGGGGCGTTTCCCGCTATAGAAATGAGTAATACACTAAGTACGCCAGGCAATAACCAACGGCTGGTGACTGTTGAAAAATGGGGAAATGGTACCTGGAAAAGCATGGCCTTCGCATTTAGATATTGTCCGAACCTGACTAAAGTCGCTAATGAGAACGGGCCTTTTTTTGCACCGGGGTGCACGCTCTTCGGCATGTTTCTGGAATGTTCTCGGCTGAATTGTGACCTGAATCTATGGAATCTTACCAACGTAACTGATATCGGACAAATGTTTCAAGGAGCCTCTGCTTTTAATGGAGATATTTCTGACTGGGATGTCTCTAATGTAACAAACATGTCCCGACTGTTCGATAGGGCACTGAATTTTAACGGAGATATTTCCGGGTGGAATGTATCAAACGTAACGTCGATGACAGGCATGTTTCAAAATACACCATTTAACGGCGATATAGGAAACTGGAATGTAGGCAAAGTCACTAATATGACTAGTATGTTTTATCTGGCACCGGCATTTAATCAGGACATCAATAGGTGGGATGTATCCAATGTGACGAACATGGCTTTCATGTTTTTCAATGCGCCTGCCTTTAATCAGAACCTGAATAGCTGGAATGTGTCAAAGGTCACAAATATGGCCTATATGTTTCAGGGGGCTACCGCTTTTAACGGAAATATTCAATCCTGGGATGTATCGAAAGTGACCGACATGAGTTTCATGCTTTCTGGAGCGGTCGATTTTAACCAGGACATAAGCGGCTGGGATGTGGGTTCGGTCACTTCGATGATGGGGATGTTTGACGGTTTATCCTTATTCAATCAAAATATAAGTGGATGGAATACAAGTAACCTGACCCAAATGGATTATATGTTTAATCAGGCCTCTTCTTTTAACCAAAATATCGGTAACTGGGATGTGTCGAAAGTTACTTCGATGAAAAATCTTTTTGAAGGCGCCGCTGCATTTAATCAAAATTTAGGAGGCTGGCAGGTGTCGCTTGTCAGCAGCATGGACAAAATGCTGGACGGAACCGCGCTATCGGACGCAAATTATGAAGGAACTCTTGCCGGCTGGGCCGCGCAAACGGTAAAAACCGGCGTCATCCTAGGCGCCGCCGGACTTAAATACTGTTCCAACACTGCCCGTCAATCGCTCATCAATAATAATGGATGGCAGATATTAAACGACCGCCAGGCCTGTCTGGTGCCGGCAATTCCTGACGGCGCCGGGATCGTATATGTCGATAGTGCAGTGGCTGTTCCGGGGGACGGTAGCAGTTGGGCGAATGCGTTGAAGTATTTATCCAATGCTACAGAATCGGCCAGGACGAATACCGCTATTAAAGAAGTCCACATTGCCAAGGGTTCCTATTATCCGGCAGGAGATAAAAATATTGGGTTCAGTGACAGCGCCTTCGTGATTACTAGACCCGGTTTAAAGATCGTAGGTGGTTATTCTAATGGTGGCAATCAATATGATAGCAACCTGTATCCCACCGTATTAAGCGGGGACATCGGACTGCCGGCAGACACCGTCGATAACACCCGAAACGTACTAGTAATAAATAATATACCCAATAGCCCAGATAGCCTGATTCTGGATGGACTTACGATAACAGGGGGGAATGCCATACTCGATATATTCCATCCGGATCCCGAAAACATAAGAATTGCCGGAGGGATTTGTATAAGCAGTGCGTTTGCGAACACCGTTATCCGCAATTGCCGGATAACCGACAACTATGGAATGGCTTGTTCCGCGATGTCGATCGCGGGCTCATTCGACGCATATTTCGATCCCAGTCTGAGGGCCACGCCGCAGATCATAAATTGTATATTTAATAATAATAAGGTAACGCCGATGGAAGGTCTTTTCGCTCCAGGGATAGGCAGCACCCTCGTTACCTCGCAGGCATCGCCCTCTATAATTAATTGCGATTTTACTGACAACAGAGCCATTATAGGCGGGGTATTGTCGAACTCAAACGGAGCGCCAGTACTTTATAACAGTCGTTTTTTGCGCGACACTGCGCTTTTATTGGGCACAATTTATAATACACAAAATTCTGGAATGGTCTTAATCAATTGCTCCATTTTAGACAATGTTAGTTACGGCACAGTGCTTCCGACGATGGGACCAGACCTATCAAATACATTTCGCAGCGCAATGCTGGGCAATGACATCCAATCGAATATCAGTCTAATTAATACGACCATTGCCAATAATAAGAGTCTGGCGCTACCGGCTGTCGGCAGGCCTTTAATTGCTAATGTCAGGGAATCTTTCGCATTTATAACCAACAGTATTATCTGGGGTAATGCGACAAATACGATTCTGGATTCCCTGGCTTCAGCACCCTCAAAAATCTCCTATAACTTAATCCAGGGACGGGCGGCAGACCCTGCCAACCATATCCTGGACGGCAACTCAACTGAGTCTGTTTTTGCCGATACGGCTGCTGGCAATTTTCAGTTAACCGTTACCAGTGCTGCAATAAATGCCGGACTGAACGATTCGCTGATAAATGCGATCGCAACGTATTTGCCAGTGGTTTCAGGAAATGGGCTTGATCTCGTAGGAAACGGCCGTATTAACGATGGCGCGATTGATTTAGGCGCTTATGAGTTTTTCAGTTCTTCACCTCTTCCTGTGAAATTGAAACATTTTTCCGGAACACTGAATGGCGGAGTTGCCAGCCTTACTTGGGAAAGTGGTAATGAAGAAAATTTAAACGCATATTCCATCGAAAAGAGTCTGAATGGAAAAATCTTCCAAAAACTCGCCACAGTCAAGCCAACCGGCAGCAACAGCCATTATTCATACAAGGCCACACAACTGGACCCTACTGCATATTACAGGCTGAAGGTAATCGATATGAATGGAAAGCTTAATTACAGTTCAACTATTCAATTATCACAAAATGTGACACAAGGCTTAATATTATATCCAAATCCAGCTAAAAACTATATTCATATCCGTCTTCAGAATGGCAACACGATGCGTATATACAATGCCGCTGGCGTGTTCATTAAAGCGGTAAGTCTTAAAGCCGGCGACAACAAAATCGAAATCAGTCAGTTTGCCAGCGGTATGTACTTCGGAACGATCGATGGTCAAAAGCTACAATTTGTCAAACAATAA
- a CDS encoding aminopeptidase P family protein — translation MKHFPLPSALFTENRRRFIKEMKGGSIAIFNSNDEMPSNADATYNFVQNSDLYWLTGIQQEDTMLLLFPDHPDPAWKEVLVLIRPNELKEKWIGHRLTVAEGQLISGIKTVIWLDELDTYLAGLIHMAENIYLNTNEHDKGAVGVPTRDYRFIRQMKQRYPLHQYLRSAQIIRRLRSVKTPYEVEVIQKAIDITDKTFRRLLAFIEPGVYEYEIEAEILHEFLRNRASGEAYPSIIASGDRARILHYIDNNQKCESGELVLMDFGARYGGYNADLTRTVPVNGKFTKRQKELYNGCLDLHRYCASILKPGITLDKYHEKVGEQATTIFIKLGLLSKADVKNEDPNSKAYRKYLYHGISHHLGVDVHDLGDRHVPLKAGAVLTIEPGIYIPEEQTGIRIEDNYLLTRSGNKDLMKNIPITAEEIEKFMKRK, via the coding sequence ATGAAGCATTTTCCCTTACCGAGTGCATTGTTTACAGAGAACAGAAGACGTTTTATAAAAGAGATGAAAGGAGGCAGTATCGCCATTTTTAACAGCAATGATGAAATGCCCTCTAATGCCGACGCTACCTATAATTTTGTCCAGAACAGTGACTTATATTGGCTAACGGGTATCCAGCAGGAGGATACCATGCTACTGCTGTTTCCTGATCATCCTGACCCGGCCTGGAAAGAAGTGCTGGTGCTTATCCGTCCTAACGAATTGAAAGAAAAATGGATCGGGCACCGTCTGACAGTAGCCGAAGGACAACTGATCTCCGGCATTAAAACCGTAATCTGGCTTGATGAACTGGATACATATTTAGCCGGATTGATCCATATGGCAGAAAATATTTATCTCAACACCAATGAACATGATAAGGGCGCTGTAGGGGTGCCCACCAGAGATTACCGTTTTATCCGCCAGATGAAACAGCGCTATCCCTTACATCAATACCTGCGCAGTGCGCAGATCATCAGGAGGTTGAGGTCAGTCAAGACTCCCTACGAAGTAGAGGTGATTCAAAAAGCCATAGACATTACAGACAAGACTTTCAGAAGGTTGTTGGCATTTATTGAGCCCGGTGTTTATGAATATGAGATTGAAGCCGAAATTTTACACGAGTTCCTGCGCAACAGGGCGAGTGGTGAGGCCTATCCCAGTATCATTGCCAGTGGCGATCGTGCCCGTATCCTGCATTATATCGATAATAACCAGAAATGTGAATCAGGAGAATTGGTCCTGATGGATTTTGGTGCCCGCTATGGCGGTTATAATGCGGATCTTACCAGAACCGTTCCGGTTAACGGGAAGTTTACCAAAAGGCAAAAAGAGCTCTATAACGGATGCCTGGATCTGCATAGATATTGTGCCTCTATCTTAAAGCCGGGTATTACACTGGACAAGTACCATGAGAAGGTAGGAGAGCAGGCTACCACAATCTTTATCAAACTGGGACTGCTGTCTAAGGCGGATGTTAAAAATGAAGATCCCAACAGTAAAGCCTACAGGAAATACCTATATCATGGTATTTCTCATCATCTTGGGGTGGATGTACATGATTTGGGCGACCGGCATGTTCCCTTGAAAGCAGGCGCCGTATTAACGATCGAGCCCGGTATTTATATTCCGGAAGAGCAGACCGGTATCCGTATTGAGGATAATTATCTGCTTACCAGAAGCGGCAATAAGGATCTGATGAAGAATATTCCTATTACGGCAGAAGAGATCGAGAAGTTCATGAAAAGAAAGTAA
- a CDS encoding CDP-alcohol phosphatidyltransferase family protein, whose protein sequence is MRRHIANCFTLLNLVFGCLAVIQILQGVAGLSGGHEDAVERMQTASMFICLAAVVDFLDGLIARLLAASSEMGKQLDSLADLVSFGLAPGLILYEFLQISFAATRGVSVNYWYLLPALLIPCAGAYRLARFNLGTGFSTEFEGLPIPAGGILIASFPLIYLSSSFNAVQRLLQLPVFWYALIFIVSFLMVSTLPMMSLKFKNLSFVQNWPKFLLFVLAVICGLILHWLAVPVVFLVYTLLSLILIRKS, encoded by the coding sequence ATGAGAAGACATATTGCCAATTGTTTTACATTACTGAACCTTGTATTTGGCTGTCTGGCGGTCATACAAATTCTGCAGGGGGTTGCAGGTCTGTCGGGCGGACATGAGGATGCGGTGGAGCGTATGCAGACGGCCTCAATGTTTATTTGTCTGGCAGCTGTGGTGGACTTTCTGGACGGCTTGATTGCCCGGCTATTAGCTGCTTCCTCGGAAATGGGGAAGCAACTGGATTCTCTGGCTGATCTGGTGAGTTTTGGCCTGGCACCGGGGCTTATTCTCTATGAATTTCTGCAAATCAGCTTTGCAGCAACACGAGGTGTATCCGTGAATTACTGGTACCTTCTTCCTGCGCTTCTCATCCCCTGCGCCGGTGCTTACCGGCTAGCCAGGTTTAATCTCGGTACCGGCTTTTCTACAGAATTCGAAGGACTGCCTATACCTGCCGGCGGCATTCTCATTGCTTCTTTTCCGCTCATCTATCTGAGCAGCAGCTTTAACGCTGTTCAGAGATTACTCCAATTACCGGTCTTTTGGTATGCGCTGATTTTTATCGTCAGTTTTTTGATGGTTTCTACACTTCCTATGATGAGCCTGAAGTTTAAAAATTTATCATTTGTTCAGAACTGGCCTAAGTTCTTATTGTTTGTGCTTGCGGTTATCTGTGGTTTGATTCTTCATTGGCTGGCGGTTCCGGTCGTGTTTCTGGTATATACTCTGCTGTCCCTGATACTGATACGAAAGAGTTGA
- a CDS encoding phosphoribosylaminoimidazolesuccinocarboxamide synthase → MPQFHFKEQSGFYKGKVRDVYFIGSDRLVMVASNRISAFDVILPRPIPYKGQVLNQVAAYMLNATRDICPNWLQATPAPNVSVGRKCTPFKIEMVVRGNLTGHAWRTYSSGLRELCGVALPEGLKENDFFPEPIITPSTKADEGHDEDISKEQIIASGLASQDQWEQLAAYSLALFRRGREMADKQGLILVDTKYEFGLLEGKIYLMDEIHTPDSSRYFYKEGFEDRQAAGERQKQLSKEFVREWLIENDFMGKEGQTVPEMTDTWVNAISKRYIELFEQVTGQKFLPQDWSEQQVLNAINKELGQ, encoded by the coding sequence ATGCCTCAGTTTCATTTTAAAGAACAATCCGGATTTTACAAGGGAAAGGTGAGAGATGTTTATTTTATCGGTTCGGACCGCCTTGTCATGGTGGCGAGTAATCGCATCTCTGCTTTTGACGTGATTCTTCCCAGACCTATTCCATATAAAGGACAGGTCTTAAACCAGGTGGCCGCCTATATGCTGAATGCCACCCGCGATATTTGTCCTAACTGGTTGCAGGCTACACCAGCCCCCAATGTTTCTGTGGGTCGGAAATGCACCCCATTCAAAATAGAGATGGTCGTCAGGGGTAATCTGACCGGACATGCATGGAGAACATACAGTAGTGGACTGCGTGAGCTTTGTGGGGTGGCTTTGCCGGAAGGTTTGAAAGAAAATGACTTTTTTCCGGAGCCGATTATTACTCCTTCTACCAAGGCGGATGAAGGCCATGATGAAGACATTTCTAAGGAACAAATTATTGCCAGCGGCCTTGCCTCTCAAGACCAGTGGGAACAGCTTGCTGCCTATTCCCTGGCATTGTTTAGGCGTGGGCGGGAGATGGCAGACAAGCAGGGACTGATTTTAGTAGACACCAAGTACGAGTTTGGTCTGTTAGAGGGTAAGATTTACCTGATGGACGAAATCCATACTCCCGACTCTTCCCGGTATTTCTACAAAGAAGGTTTTGAGGACCGCCAGGCGGCCGGTGAAAGACAAAAACAACTCAGCAAGGAATTCGTACGGGAATGGCTGATTGAGAATGACTTTATGGGGAAAGAAGGGCAGACAGTCCCTGAAATGACTGACACTTGGGTGAATGCCATCTCTAAAAGATATATCGAGCTATTTGAGCAGGTAACCGGTCAGAAGTTTCTGCCACAGGACTGGTCAGAACAGCAGGTACTTAATGCCATCAATAAAGAATTGGGGCAATAA
- a CDS encoding gamma carbonic anhydrase family protein → MIITVRDKTPELGQNAYIAPTATLIGDVKAGNDCSFWFGSVVRGDVNSITIGSKVNIQDNVVIHCTYEKSKTVIGSNVSIGHNAVIHGCTIHDNVLVGISAVIMDGATIHKNSIIAAGAVVLKNTIVEEGCIYAGVPAKKIREISPDLLEGEIERIAENYLLYTSWYQK, encoded by the coding sequence ATGATAATTACTGTAAGAGATAAAACCCCGGAATTAGGCCAAAACGCCTATATAGCGCCTACAGCTACTTTAATTGGCGATGTAAAGGCAGGCAATGACTGCAGTTTTTGGTTTGGCAGCGTGGTTAGAGGCGATGTCAACTCTATTACCATCGGTAGTAAAGTAAATATTCAGGATAATGTAGTGATCCACTGCACTTACGAAAAATCGAAAACAGTTATCGGCAGTAATGTGTCTATTGGCCATAATGCAGTAATTCATGGCTGTACGATCCACGATAATGTTTTAGTGGGCATCAGCGCTGTTATTATGGACGGTGCAACAATACATAAAAATTCTATTATTGCTGCGGGGGCAGTGGTGCTGAAAAATACCATTGTTGAGGAAGGTTGTATTTATGCAGGCGTTCCGGCCAAGAAAATCCGGGAGATTTCTCCGGATCTGCTGGAAGGTGAGATTGAAAGAATCGCAGAGAACTATTTACTCTATACCAGCTGGTACCAGAAATAG
- the rsgA gene encoding ribosome small subunit-dependent GTPase A has translation MQAIVYKSTGSWYLVKTHDGKSFNARIKGSMKLGGITSTNPIAVGDLVEIIPDTESEQSVVITEIKERDNYIARVSPHNKNQHHIVGANLDQTLLFATLRNPKTSSGFIDRFLISAEAFHVPAILVFNKIDIYRKKEIDLLEIYTDLYNKIGYKVMLISMETEQGLRDLKYLLKDKTTLISGHSGVGKSTFVNTVHPEVSLKTGEVSGWSGKGMHTTTFSEMIDLPFGGKVIDTPGIREFGVLDISRQELSHYFPEMRARIHDCKFNNCLHLDEPGCAITEAVINGEIAEERYISYCKILDTISDKNY, from the coding sequence TTGCAAGCGATCGTCTATAAATCTACCGGGAGCTGGTATCTCGTAAAAACGCATGATGGCAAATCATTTAATGCGCGTATCAAAGGCTCCATGAAACTGGGCGGTATCACATCCACCAATCCCATCGCAGTAGGCGATCTCGTAGAGATTATACCTGACACAGAAAGTGAACAATCTGTCGTTATTACAGAAATCAAAGAACGGGATAACTATATTGCCCGCGTTTCTCCTCATAACAAGAACCAACACCACATTGTCGGCGCGAATCTGGATCAGACCTTATTATTTGCAACACTCAGAAATCCCAAAACCTCCAGCGGCTTTATCGACCGCTTTTTAATTTCTGCGGAAGCCTTTCACGTACCAGCGATTCTGGTCTTCAATAAAATTGACATCTACCGGAAAAAGGAAATCGACCTGCTCGAGATCTATACGGATCTTTATAACAAGATTGGCTATAAAGTCATGTTAATCAGCATGGAAACCGAACAGGGCTTAAGAGACCTCAAATACCTGCTTAAAGACAAGACGACGCTGATCAGCGGTCATTCCGGTGTTGGCAAATCAACGTTTGTCAATACCGTTCATCCTGAGGTATCTCTCAAAACAGGGGAAGTCAGCGGCTGGAGTGGCAAAGGAATGCATACGACCACGTTTTCAGAAATGATCGATCTACCTTTTGGCGGAAAAGTCATTGATACACCCGGTATCAGGGAATTTGGGGTCCTGGATATCAGTCGTCAGGAGCTCTCCCATTATTTTCCGGAAATGCGTGCCCGGATTCACGATTGCAAGTTCAACAACTGCCTGCACCTGGATGAGCCGGGATGCGCCATTACAGAGGCTGTAATCAATGGGGAGATTGCAGAAGAGCGCTATATCAGTTACTGTAAAATACTAGATACAATATCCGATAAGAACTATTGA
- the ccsA gene encoding cytochrome c biogenesis protein CcsA, whose translation MTYTGEHLLPGQLGHLASIVSLVVSLIATFAFFKSNRAVIPEEKKSWLRLARIAFFIETAAVVITIGCLYYILSNNLFEYYYAWSHSDKTLQPEYIFACLWEGQEGSFLLWTFWHCLLGIIVISKGGKWEAPVMSVVSFAQFCLATMIIGIYVFGLKIGSDPFLLMRQKGILDNAPVFIDQATGLFKQDYLKFLKDGQGLNSTLQNYWMVIHPPILFLGFASTIIPFAFCFSGLLNKDHSWTKPAVSWAAFSGGILSLGIMMGGAWAYESLNFGGYWAWDPVENASMVPWLIMVAGLHTNLVFNHSRYSLKTTYIFYILSFSFILYSTFLTRSGILGDTSVHAFTGADMSLQLILFILVFFIPALWLFFKNKKDMPTVKKEEELYSREFWMFIGSLVLFLSGLIIIGQTSMPVFNKIFGTKIAQPEDVLFSYNKLQIFIAFVIGILTAIIQFFKYKKTNGKELGKRLLIPTIIALALTVIFCLILQIDYYDHGAGFLVAIYLATFAAVYSMVGNFSYIFAVLSGKIKTAGASVAHIGFGLLLFGVLISSSKKLILSHNTTGIALFEKTDDEDPAENITLFKGIPIDMGKYMVTFMGDSMNTRDKQRVFTIHFKGKTNGEEFTLHPYWLKNNRQAEGFGATPDSKHYWNKDIYTYVSSWQQEGMDTATFRPAELRVGDTTFYSNGMIILNKVDITQSATKALGQDSSMVMGLDMTVVARDGSKFPAKPSVVIRNDKADVITDTVLAQGLVLKFNKVLNDKDGKLEIGVKESNTLNDSLTLKVIEFPFIGALWLGVIVMVIGFFMSVYQGSRKLKKSGTER comes from the coding sequence ATGACCTATACAGGTGAACATCTTTTACCCGGCCAATTGGGACACTTAGCAAGTATCGTTTCTCTCGTGGTCTCCCTCATTGCAACGTTTGCATTTTTCAAGTCCAATAGAGCTGTTATCCCGGAGGAAAAGAAAAGCTGGCTCCGCCTGGCAAGGATCGCTTTTTTTATTGAAACCGCGGCCGTTGTCATTACCATCGGCTGTCTGTATTATATTCTTTCCAATAACCTCTTTGAATATTATTATGCCTGGAGCCATTCCGACAAAACCCTGCAGCCGGAATATATATTTGCCTGTTTATGGGAAGGTCAGGAAGGCAGTTTCCTGCTCTGGACCTTCTGGCATTGCCTGCTGGGTATCATAGTCATATCCAAAGGCGGCAAATGGGAAGCCCCTGTCATGTCCGTGGTAAGTTTCGCCCAGTTTTGCCTGGCCACCATGATTATCGGAATCTATGTATTTGGTTTAAAAATTGGCAGTGACCCCTTTCTTTTAATGCGTCAAAAGGGCATATTGGACAATGCGCCGGTCTTTATTGACCAGGCCACCGGTCTGTTCAAGCAAGACTACCTGAAATTCCTCAAAGATGGCCAGGGGCTTAACTCCACGCTTCAGAACTACTGGATGGTAATCCATCCTCCCATTCTATTCCTTGGATTCGCCTCTACGATTATTCCTTTTGCCTTCTGTTTCAGTGGCCTGCTGAACAAGGATCATAGCTGGACAAAGCCTGCGGTGTCCTGGGCAGCCTTCAGTGGCGGTATACTGAGTCTGGGTATTATGATGGGGGGGGCCTGGGCCTATGAGAGCCTGAACTTTGGCGGTTACTGGGCCTGGGACCCCGTGGAAAATGCGTCAATGGTCCCCTGGCTGATCATGGTAGCCGGCTTACATACGAATCTGGTTTTCAACCATTCCAGGTATTCACTTAAGACCACTTATATCTTTTATATTCTGTCATTCAGTTTTATTCTCTATTCTACTTTTCTAACCAGGAGCGGAATATTAGGTGATACCTCCGTTCATGCTTTTACCGGCGCAGACATGAGTCTGCAACTTATTTTATTTATACTGGTGTTCTTCATTCCGGCCCTGTGGCTGTTCTTTAAGAATAAAAAAGACATGCCTACGGTAAAAAAAGAGGAAGAGCTGTATAGCAGAGAGTTCTGGATGTTTATCGGTTCTTTGGTTTTATTTCTTTCCGGCCTGATCATTATCGGGCAGACATCCATGCCGGTTTTCAATAAAATATTCGGCACCAAGATCGCTCAACCGGAGGATGTGCTGTTCTCCTATAACAAACTGCAGATCTTTATCGCTTTTGTTATCGGTATACTGACGGCTATCATACAATTTTTCAAATACAAGAAAACCAACGGGAAGGAGCTGGGTAAACGACTGTTGATCCCCACCATTATTGCACTGGCCCTCACTGTCATATTTTGTCTGATTCTGCAAATCGACTATTATGACCATGGCGCCGGGTTCCTGGTAGCTATTTATCTGGCCACGTTTGCAGCGGTCTATTCAATGGTAGGTAATTTCAGCTATATTTTTGCTGTGCTCAGTGGCAAGATTAAAACTGCCGGAGCCAGTGTCGCACATATCGGCTTTGGTCTATTATTGTTCGGCGTTTTGATTTCTTCGAGTAAAAAACTGATCCTCAGTCACAATACGACAGGCATCGCCTTGTTCGAGAAAACAGATGATGAAGATCCGGCGGAAAACATTACGTTATTTAAAGGTATTCCCATCGATATGGGTAAATACATGGTAACCTTCATGGGCGATTCCATGAATACCCGGGACAAGCAAAGAGTATTTACCATTCATTTTAAAGGGAAGACCAATGGCGAGGAATTTACCCTCCATCCCTACTGGCTGAAAAACAACCGGCAGGCAGAAGGATTTGGGGCAACACCCGATTCCAAACACTACTGGAACAAAGATATATATACCTATGTTTCTTCTTGGCAACAGGAAGGCATGGATACAGCCACTTTCAGGCCGGCAGAGCTAAGAGTCGGAGATACCACTTTTTACTCTAACGGCATGATTATTTTGAATAAAGTGGATATTACCCAATCGGCCACCAAAGCGCTGGGACAGGATTCCAGCATGGTCATGGGCCTGGATATGACGGTCGTTGCCAGGGACGGCTCAAAATTCCCGGCCAAGCCCTCCGTGGTGATCCGAAATGACAAGGCGGACGTTATTACGGATACGGTACTGGCCCAGGGCCTGGTGCTCAAATTCAACAAAGTATTGAATGATAAGGATGGAAAACTGGAAATCGGGGTCAAAGAAAGTAATACGCTGAACGACTCACTAACCCTGAAAGTCATCGAATTTCCATTTATCGGCGCGCTCTGGCTAGGTGTAATTGTTATGGTAATCGGCTTCTTTATGAGTGTTTACCAAGGCAGCCGCAAATTAAAAAAATCAGGAACGGAACGTTAG
- a CDS encoding cytochrome c maturation protein CcmE domain-containing protein, whose protein sequence is MKKLNIVVLVVIAIVIALLISQLGDFSTYETIKSAQAKEGKTVTVIAKLDKNTVNYDPVKNPNYLTFQVTDTLGDRMPVAYYFEKPTDMEKSERIVLKGKMDKEGIFQIREQSGILLKCPSKYKDNPNAMKEDFSASR, encoded by the coding sequence ATGAAGAAATTAAATATCGTTGTGTTGGTCGTCATAGCAATTGTAATCGCGTTGCTGATCAGCCAATTGGGAGACTTCTCCACTTATGAGACCATTAAATCAGCGCAGGCGAAAGAAGGAAAGACTGTTACGGTCATCGCAAAACTGGATAAAAACACGGTCAATTATGATCCGGTCAAAAACCCTAATTATCTGACTTTTCAGGTAACCGACACCCTCGGTGACCGGATGCCTGTCGCCTACTATTTTGAAAAGCCCACAGATATGGAGAAAAGCGAAAGAATTGTCTTGAAAGGCAAAATGGACAAAGAAGGCATTTTCCAGATCCGGGAACAAAGCGGCATCTTGCTCAAATGTCCCTCTAAATATAAAGATAACCCGAATGCGATGAAAGAAGACTTCAGCGCAAGTAGATAA